From a region of the Streptomyces venezuelae genome:
- a CDS encoding very short patch repair endonuclease: MESTKVQDETPWQPPEGSWASTAARRRNMQAIRSRDTKPEKAIRHLVHAKGLRYRIAARPLPDLRRTADMIFRPARVAVFIDGCYWHGCPEHYVSPKTNPGYWSGKVAGNIARDRDTDRRLEEAGWLVLRFWEHEEPAACAEGIASAVQERRSRPRTTAG, encoded by the coding sequence ATGGAGAGCACGAAAGTGCAGGATGAAACGCCCTGGCAGCCTCCTGAGGGTTCCTGGGCTTCCACCGCCGCGCGCCGACGCAACATGCAGGCCATCCGGAGCCGTGACACCAAACCGGAGAAGGCAATCCGGCACCTCGTGCACGCCAAGGGGCTGCGGTACCGGATCGCTGCCCGCCCCCTTCCTGATCTTCGCAGGACAGCCGACATGATCTTCCGGCCCGCGCGGGTAGCGGTCTTCATCGACGGCTGCTACTGGCACGGCTGTCCGGAGCACTACGTGTCTCCGAAGACGAACCCGGGCTACTGGTCAGGAAAGGTCGCGGGGAACATAGCCCGGGACCGCGACACGGACCGGAGACTCGAAGAAGCCGGCTGGCTCGTGCTCCGTTTCTGGGAACACGAGGAGCCCGCCGCGTGCGCTGAGGGGATCGCTTCCGCGGTCCAGGAGCGGCGTAGCCGCCCCCGGACCACGGCAGGCTAG